From one Planctomicrobium piriforme genomic stretch:
- a CDS encoding valine--tRNA ligase has protein sequence MSEIPKLYDPAAAQAKWFSFWEQHGYFNADPNPNKPSHTIMIPLPNVTGALHMGHALNSTCQDLINRWRRMQGYEALWMPGTDHAGIATQAVVERRMLEEEGLTRHDVGREALVNRIWRWKDAYEKRIIAQLKSMGDSCDWRRVRFTLDEVCARAVRRTFFKMFKDGLIYRGKRLVNWDVHLQTAVADDEVFEEDVAGHFWTFNYPVVDDTGKPTGESIRFSTTRPETMLGDTAVCVHPTDERYTALVGKQVKIPVSGRLIPIIADALLADKELGTGAVKVTPAHDPNDYACYMRNPEIGIINILNSDGTLNEYGGEWQGIDRLVVRPQIVERMGELGHFEAVEDRIIPLKHSDRSKTPVEPFLSDQWFVKMDTLAQNAIDAVEDGRVRFYPQRYAKTYIDWLSEKRDWCISRQLWWGHRIPVWTLSEENEIQNRAADSLWREILTRLITDGRAVAFVGKAPLQVYSGTWSFEVIEDDSEKNILRVCFRDDVEETEVFENAGFVQDPDVLDTWFSSALWPHATLGWPDTEHNPPLDEKEVAKQTAIAKSEPGALATGAPGAHASGSDSSHSTLNAQHSTSHNEVLDYFYPGSVLITSRDIITLWVARMVLTGLYNMGDVPFKHVHVHPKILDGFGQTMSKSKGNGVDPVDLINKYGTDAVRFTIASFAGETQDVKLPISYECPKCETLIPQTLKHQSAKPEGGPKPTIHCPKCKANYQYTSPNYDPDPDAPVARMVSERFEYGRNFCNKFWNAARFAMMNLADYTPGEVTADQLQLEDRWILSRLSTTANAMNEYLGRYQFDAATRAVRDFTWNEFCDWYLEMVKPRLRQGTGERGQGTEYSASERATAQRVLLCVLDSLVRLLQPFAPFICEELWQRLAEIAPVRALPTEPEASAPGAPVAHAQGSVVLTPSSVPNAAIIAQWPQIPTAWQDPALEKRFERLQETIAAVRNVRAIYNIPPGTPVKLLMRAAPDVAGDMQSVSAQFDNLAKAVLEAAGAEVQRPTGSASFTLGDADGFIPLAGLIDTKAELQRQQKEAEKIRKAIAGSEARLSNDGFLSKAKEEVVTAMRDTLEGYKKQLKSIEDIIDDLS, from the coding sequence ATGTCCGAAATTCCCAAGCTTTACGATCCTGCGGCGGCTCAGGCGAAGTGGTTCTCGTTCTGGGAGCAGCACGGCTACTTCAACGCCGATCCCAATCCGAACAAGCCGTCGCACACGATCATGATCCCGCTCCCGAACGTGACGGGTGCGCTGCATATGGGGCATGCCCTCAACAGCACGTGCCAGGATCTGATCAATCGCTGGCGGCGGATGCAGGGGTACGAGGCGCTCTGGATGCCGGGGACCGACCATGCCGGGATCGCCACGCAGGCGGTGGTCGAACGCCGGATGCTCGAAGAAGAAGGACTCACTCGGCACGACGTGGGGCGCGAGGCGCTTGTCAATCGCATCTGGCGCTGGAAAGACGCCTACGAGAAACGGATCATCGCTCAGCTCAAGTCGATGGGGGACAGTTGCGACTGGCGTCGGGTGCGGTTCACGCTGGATGAGGTCTGTGCCAGAGCCGTCCGCCGCACGTTCTTCAAGATGTTCAAAGACGGTCTCATCTACCGCGGCAAGCGCCTCGTGAACTGGGACGTGCATCTGCAGACCGCCGTGGCGGACGACGAGGTCTTCGAGGAAGACGTCGCCGGGCACTTCTGGACGTTCAATTACCCGGTGGTCGATGACACTGGCAAGCCGACCGGCGAATCGATCCGGTTCAGCACGACCCGACCGGAAACGATGCTCGGGGACACCGCCGTTTGCGTGCATCCGACCGATGAACGCTATACCGCGCTCGTCGGCAAGCAGGTGAAGATTCCGGTCAGCGGCCGGCTGATTCCGATCATCGCCGATGCATTGCTGGCGGATAAGGAACTCGGCACGGGTGCGGTGAAGGTGACTCCCGCGCACGACCCGAACGACTACGCCTGTTACATGCGCAATCCGGAAATCGGGATCATCAATATCCTGAACTCCGACGGCACGCTGAACGAATACGGCGGCGAATGGCAGGGCATCGACCGGCTTGTGGTCCGCCCGCAGATTGTTGAACGGATGGGCGAACTCGGCCATTTCGAAGCGGTCGAAGATCGCATCATCCCGCTCAAACACAGCGACCGCTCCAAGACCCCCGTCGAGCCGTTTCTAAGCGACCAGTGGTTCGTGAAGATGGATACGCTCGCGCAGAACGCCATCGACGCTGTGGAAGACGGTCGGGTGCGGTTTTACCCGCAGCGGTACGCGAAGACGTACATCGACTGGCTGTCAGAGAAACGCGACTGGTGCATCAGCCGACAATTGTGGTGGGGGCACCGGATTCCGGTGTGGACTCTTTCTGAAGAAAATGAAATTCAGAATCGAGCCGCCGACTCACTATGGCGAGAAATCCTGACAAGATTGATTACAGATGGTCGTGCTGTCGCCTTTGTCGGAAAAGCTCCCCTTCAGGTCTATAGCGGAACTTGGTCATTCGAAGTCATTGAGGACGATTCTGAGAAAAACATTTTGAGAGTGTGCTTTAGAGACGACGTTGAAGAAACAGAAGTGTTTGAGAACGCTGGCTTCGTCCAGGATCCGGATGTTCTCGACACGTGGTTCTCATCCGCACTCTGGCCGCATGCCACGCTCGGCTGGCCGGATACCGAGCACAATCCGCCGCTCGATGAGAAAGAAGTGGCGAAGCAAACAGCAATCGCCAAATCCGAGCCCGGAGCGTTAGCGACGGGAGCTCCGGGCGCTCACGCTTCCGGCTCTGATTCTTCCCACTCAACACTCAACGCTCAACACTCAACTTCTCACAACGAAGTTCTCGACTACTTCTATCCCGGCAGCGTCCTCATCACCTCCCGCGACATCATCACGCTGTGGGTGGCGAGGATGGTGCTCACCGGTCTCTACAACATGGGGGATGTGCCGTTCAAGCATGTGCACGTTCATCCCAAGATCCTCGACGGCTTCGGGCAGACGATGTCCAAGTCGAAGGGGAACGGCGTCGATCCGGTCGATCTCATCAACAAGTACGGCACCGATGCGGTGCGGTTCACCATCGCTTCATTCGCCGGGGAAACGCAGGACGTCAAGCTGCCGATCAGCTATGAGTGCCCGAAGTGCGAGACGCTGATTCCACAGACGCTGAAGCATCAGTCCGCCAAGCCGGAAGGGGGCCCGAAGCCGACGATCCATTGCCCCAAGTGCAAGGCGAACTATCAATACACGAGCCCGAATTACGACCCCGATCCGGACGCGCCTGTCGCCAGAATGGTGAGCGAACGCTTCGAGTACGGGCGGAACTTCTGCAACAAGTTCTGGAACGCCGCCCGATTTGCGATGATGAATCTCGCCGACTACACGCCGGGCGAGGTCACCGCAGATCAACTGCAGCTTGAAGACAGATGGATTCTCTCGCGGTTGTCGACGACGGCCAACGCGATGAACGAATACCTCGGCCGGTACCAGTTCGACGCCGCGACCAGAGCGGTGCGGGACTTTACATGGAATGAGTTCTGCGACTGGTATCTGGAGATGGTGAAGCCGAGGCTGCGCCAGGGGACAGGGGAGAGGGGACAGGGGACAGAGTATTCGGCGAGTGAGCGGGCGACTGCACAACGAGTGTTACTGTGCGTGCTCGACTCGCTCGTGCGGCTGCTGCAGCCGTTTGCGCCGTTCATTTGCGAAGAACTGTGGCAGCGGCTCGCAGAGATCGCGCCGGTGCGTGCTCTTCCGACCGAGCCGGAAGCGTCAGCGCCCGGAGCTCCCGTCGCTCACGCTCAGGGCTCTGTTGTTCTCACACCTTCCTCAGTTCCGAACGCCGCCATCATTGCGCAGTGGCCGCAGATTCCCACTGCGTGGCAAGATCCGGCGCTCGAGAAGCGGTTCGAACGCCTCCAGGAGACCATCGCTGCCGTGCGAAACGTCCGCGCGATTTACAACATTCCGCCGGGGACGCCGGTCAAACTGCTCATGCGGGCAGCGCCGGATGTCGCTGGCGACATGCAGTCGGTCTCGGCGCAGTTCGATAATCTCGCGAAGGCAGTCCTGGAAGCCGCCGGCGCGGAAGTGCAGCGCCCTACGGGGTCGGCCAGTTTCACGCTCGGCGATGCCGACGGCTTCATCCCGCTGGCCGGGCTGATCGACACCAAGGCCGAGTTGCAGCGTCAGCAGAAAGAAGCGGAGAAAATCCGCAAAGCAATCGCCGGCTCCGAAGCCCGACTCTCGAACGATGGCTTCCTGAGCAAAGCCAAGGAAGAAGTCGTGACCGCAATGCGCGACACGCTCGAAGGCTACAAGAAGCAGCTCAAGAGCATCGAAGACATTATTGATGACTTGAGCTGA
- a CDS encoding Uma2 family endonuclease, protein MSTNVKTVNRVALHLEHLTPAQHQAMLQAGILPTCETIELQDGLLVRKDLSADSCLLQLTVEQYRAMIDAGILPDGESVELLEGLLVRKDCRDQCGDIHAVGPRHTSIRKRLLKVLVEALSSHGCHFQSQLPITIPGHNEPQPDLAVMHACEDEYLGRNPVPSELLLVIEVAHNSLELDRLHKQRIYAEAEVPEYWIVNLHDDLVEVYRSPNASQGIYLDCLEFRLDEVVSFRLEKDTIRLPVASFVTVARAA, encoded by the coding sequence ATGTCCACGAATGTCAAAACCGTCAACCGCGTCGCGCTGCATCTCGAACATCTGACGCCGGCGCAGCATCAGGCCATGCTCCAGGCAGGCATTCTTCCGACCTGTGAAACGATTGAGCTGCAGGACGGCCTGCTGGTTCGTAAAGACCTTTCCGCCGATTCCTGCCTGCTGCAACTGACGGTCGAGCAGTACCGCGCCATGATCGACGCTGGCATTCTGCCTGACGGCGAATCGGTCGAGCTGCTCGAAGGGCTTCTGGTCCGCAAAGACTGTCGCGATCAGTGCGGGGACATCCACGCCGTCGGCCCGCGGCACACTTCCATTCGCAAACGCCTGTTGAAGGTGCTGGTCGAAGCTCTCAGCTCGCACGGGTGTCACTTTCAGAGCCAGTTGCCGATCACGATCCCCGGGCACAACGAGCCGCAGCCGGATCTGGCGGTGATGCACGCCTGTGAGGACGAATATCTGGGCCGGAACCCGGTGCCGTCTGAGCTGCTGCTGGTGATCGAGGTCGCGCACAACTCGCTCGAACTCGACCGCCTTCACAAGCAGCGGATTTACGCCGAGGCCGAGGTGCCGGAGTACTGGATCGTGAATCTGCACGACGATCTGGTCGAAGTCTACCGCAGCCCGAATGCTTCGCAGGGGATTTATCTCGACTGTCTGGAATTCCGGCTGGATGAGGTCGTCTCGTTCCGGCTGGAAAAAGACACGATCCGCCTGCCGGTGGCCAGCTTCGTCACCGTAGCTCGCGCGGCATGA
- a CDS encoding DUF6677 family protein, which translates to MSDPRISLKQPWLAGILAFLLPGAGHLYQGRFFKAAIYSVCILGLFFTGMAVAGWQAVQPPTQDAVKQRKATALLKYGAQSAVGAPALFGLLQRERYYNNANVPATSLTSPLSAPFEGVASFQDDAGNHAGEVTGTIFLEPSPEQFGKRSITGRFVGQLSGQPIEFQLSSHVQLARPIEANPRRALAAGIISTRDGRPSELGHLSGSIPRSFWNWVEVPMDDAEEQGLHGRLGKYHELAMVFTWVAGLLNILAIWDAVEGPAYGYGDEQPEPADPPPTPE; encoded by the coding sequence ATGTCCGATCCCCGGATTTCATTGAAACAACCCTGGCTGGCCGGCATTCTGGCGTTTCTGCTGCCGGGAGCAGGCCATCTGTATCAGGGCCGGTTCTTCAAGGCAGCCATCTACTCCGTCTGCATTCTTGGCCTGTTCTTCACAGGCATGGCCGTCGCCGGCTGGCAGGCGGTTCAGCCCCCCACGCAAGACGCCGTCAAACAGCGAAAAGCAACCGCCCTCCTGAAATATGGCGCGCAGTCCGCTGTCGGGGCTCCAGCCCTGTTCGGACTCCTGCAGCGCGAACGCTACTACAACAACGCCAACGTCCCCGCCACCAGCCTGACGAGTCCCCTCTCAGCTCCTTTTGAAGGGGTCGCCAGCTTTCAGGACGATGCCGGCAATCATGCCGGCGAAGTGACCGGAACCATCTTCCTCGAACCCTCGCCTGAGCAGTTCGGGAAACGCTCAATCACCGGCCGGTTCGTCGGCCAATTGTCAGGCCAGCCGATCGAATTTCAGCTTTCGAGCCATGTGCAACTGGCTCGACCGATTGAAGCCAATCCGCGTCGGGCACTCGCGGCAGGCATTATCTCCACCCGTGACGGCCGACCTTCGGAACTGGGACACCTGTCCGGCAGCATCCCTCGCTCGTTCTGGAATTGGGTCGAAGTCCCGATGGACGACGCCGAAGAACAGGGCCTGCACGGGCGACTCGGAAAATATCACGAACTGGCGATGGTCTTCACCTGGGTGGCCGGACTGTTAAACATCCTCGCCATCTGGGACGCCGTCGAAGGCCCCGCTTACGGGTACGGAGACGAACAACCGGAACCGGCGGACCCACCGCCAACACCGGAGTGA
- a CDS encoding DUF1559 domain-containing protein — translation MQKFRRRSGFTLIELLVVIAIIAILIALLLPAVQQAREAARRSQCKNNLKQFGLAMHNYHDVFNTFPQGNFATTQVTAGGAGSPYFGFSAHAMLLPYMDQAPLYNQFNFNLTGTDNVTPGVSGGRTNRTLANTKIAGFLCPSDRATPNTSPGNNYVVSGGPSLWWNQGVANQVGVFNFNKPVSIRDMIDGTSNVIAVAESIKGDGTQPTTDTAALTDKSLVVRGGGTPTISYTTTPFATQATLDAASPTYSASAGHNGVSRLDWVIGTLGQTVFNTLASPNYTRPDSIVCTGCTAYDNTGVFSARSKHVGGTHTLLGDGSVRFFSENFDLTNWQRLGHIADGGIVGSLE, via the coding sequence ATGCAGAAATTTCGTCGTCGCAGTGGGTTTACATTGATTGAGCTGCTGGTGGTGATTGCGATCATCGCCATCCTGATTGCGCTCCTGCTGCCCGCCGTGCAGCAGGCTCGCGAAGCGGCCCGTCGGTCGCAGTGCAAAAACAACCTGAAGCAGTTCGGGCTGGCCATGCACAACTATCACGACGTGTTCAACACGTTCCCGCAGGGCAACTTCGCCACCACGCAGGTGACTGCTGGCGGCGCAGGCAGCCCGTACTTCGGCTTCAGCGCACACGCCATGCTCCTCCCCTACATGGATCAGGCGCCGCTGTACAACCAGTTCAACTTCAATCTGACCGGAACGGATAACGTGACACCCGGCGTTTCCGGCGGTCGCACCAATCGGACGCTGGCGAACACCAAAATCGCCGGTTTCCTGTGCCCGTCTGATCGCGCGACTCCCAATACGTCGCCAGGAAACAACTACGTCGTGTCCGGCGGACCGTCGTTGTGGTGGAACCAGGGCGTCGCCAATCAGGTCGGCGTTTTCAACTTCAACAAGCCGGTCAGCATCCGCGACATGATCGACGGCACCTCGAACGTCATCGCCGTCGCCGAGTCCATTAAGGGTGACGGGACGCAACCAACGACCGACACCGCCGCTCTCACCGACAAGAGCCTTGTCGTTCGCGGCGGCGGCACGCCGACCATCAGCTACACCACAACGCCGTTTGCCACTCAGGCGACGCTGGATGCCGCATCGCCGACGTACAGTGCCAGTGCCGGCCATAACGGCGTTTCCCGGCTTGATTGGGTGATCGGCACCCTGGGACAGACCGTGTTCAACACGCTCGCCTCTCCCAACTACACTCGTCCGGACTCGATCGTCTGCACGGGCTGCACGGCATACGACAACACCGGCGTGTTTTCGGCCCGCAGCAAGCATGTCGGCGGCACGCACACCCTGCTGGGGGACGGCTCGGTTCGGTTCTTCAGTGAGAACTTCGACCTGACCAACTGGCAGCGGCTCGGCCACATCGCAGACGGCGGAATCGTCGGCTCGCTGGAATAA
- a CDS encoding rhomboid family intramembrane serine protease, translated as MFIPVHTDAPLYHRPIGTVGLIFANIAAFVATSGGEQTQGWLLTFDNGLHPAEWIPSAFLHFGVVHLIGNMVFLWAFGLLIEGKLGLLRFLALYFSLCILDGLLAQTLMLFSLHGGGAGGASGVLFGMMVICLLWAPRNSFDVVWLYRLGPLVRGGAAEMSVISLAMFYLGLNFLYAWMKGFSMSSEVLHLIGAAAGLPVGLLCLRYRWVDCEGWDLLTLWKKDLLQPGAGSLWGWKGKTSAEVDRPVRTVKQSDFRRQLRKIERQIDEGQAEAALAGFCSLPSDWRSQIEQPVPRIRKLIDAASKAGQWKEAAELIESNYLPLQPGDETRARLMLAGILVRHLHRPRSALRQLEAISGLTDESLLQKIRAAAQAQIDEGVVEVSLTDAVQSEFRPIRKPAMH; from the coding sequence GTGTTTATTCCTGTCCATACCGATGCGCCGCTGTATCACCGCCCGATCGGGACTGTCGGGCTGATCTTCGCGAATATCGCTGCATTTGTTGCCACCTCGGGCGGCGAACAGACGCAAGGCTGGCTCCTCACCTTCGACAACGGGTTGCATCCTGCCGAATGGATTCCCTCGGCGTTTCTGCACTTCGGCGTTGTGCATCTCATCGGGAACATGGTGTTCCTGTGGGCATTCGGTCTGCTAATTGAAGGGAAGCTCGGGCTGCTGCGATTTCTCGCGCTCTACTTTTCGCTTTGCATTTTAGATGGCCTGCTTGCACAGACGCTGATGCTCTTCTCGCTCCATGGAGGCGGTGCAGGGGGCGCCTCAGGCGTGCTGTTTGGAATGATGGTCATTTGCCTGCTCTGGGCGCCTCGCAATTCCTTCGACGTGGTCTGGCTCTATCGCCTTGGGCCGCTCGTACGCGGCGGAGCTGCGGAGATGTCCGTCATTTCGCTGGCGATGTTCTATCTCGGTCTGAATTTCCTCTATGCATGGATGAAAGGTTTCAGCATGAGTTCCGAGGTGCTGCATCTCATTGGCGCGGCGGCGGGCCTGCCGGTGGGATTGCTGTGCCTCCGCTACCGCTGGGTCGATTGCGAAGGCTGGGATCTGCTCACCCTTTGGAAAAAGGATCTGCTGCAGCCTGGGGCAGGTTCTCTCTGGGGGTGGAAAGGCAAAACTAGCGCAGAAGTTGATCGCCCCGTCCGAACTGTCAAACAGTCCGATTTTCGTCGGCAACTCCGAAAGATCGAACGTCAGATCGACGAGGGTCAGGCGGAAGCCGCGCTCGCAGGTTTCTGTTCATTGCCCAGTGACTGGCGAAGCCAGATTGAGCAACCAGTGCCACGGATTCGCAAACTGATCGACGCTGCGTCAAAGGCCGGGCAGTGGAAGGAAGCGGCCGAGCTGATCGAAAGCAACTATCTGCCGTTGCAGCCTGGCGACGAAACTCGGGCTCGGCTGATGCTGGCCGGGATTCTCGTGCGGCATCTGCATCGTCCCCGCAGTGCGTTACGGCAGTTAGAGGCGATCTCAGGGCTGACCGACGAGTCTTTGTTGCAGAAAATCCGTGCCGCCGCTCAGGCGCAGATCGATGAAGGTGTCGTCGAAGTTTCTTTGACTGACGCTGTGCAATCTGAATTTCGGCCGATCAGAAAGCCGGCGATGCATTAA
- a CDS encoding acyl carrier protein: MLVAIVLIGAALPVIVAWLCSHDNAGEPYADQQEGYLRTHPPISDEESLALCDPSIPPHVALTVRDILCDALGVDREIIYPDARLIQDLGAW; the protein is encoded by the coding sequence ATGCTTGTCGCCATCGTTCTGATTGGAGCCGCGCTGCCCGTCATCGTCGCGTGGTTATGTTCTCACGATAATGCAGGCGAGCCCTATGCTGACCAGCAAGAAGGCTACCTGCGGACGCATCCGCCGATTTCCGACGAAGAGTCCCTGGCATTGTGCGATCCGAGCATCCCGCCACATGTGGCGTTGACCGTCCGAGATATTCTCTGCGACGCACTCGGAGTTGACCGGGAAATCATCTATCCGGATGCACGGCTGATTCAGGATCTCGGTGCATGGTAG
- a CDS encoding Gfo/Idh/MocA family protein produces MPQFDPTGLSRRSMLKTTGQVAALAAASRLVLPRAYASEDNTLGVALVGCGGRGSGAVDNALSVEGGPLKLKAMADVFDRRLSDSYNAISKKHEGKVDVEPERKFIGFEGYKQAMDCLKPGDIVVLATPPAFRWVQFQYAIEKGLNVFMEKPVTVDGPTSKKMFELADKAAEKNLKVAVGLMCRHCEARGELFDRIQNGEIGDLLLLRAYRMVGPTGSAFASPNKGDMAEVLYQIANFHGFLWASGGAYSDFLIHNIDESCWMKNDWPIEAQASGGRHYRGDYVDQNFDTYSVEYTFKDGAKLMLEGRTMLNCKQEFASYAHGTKGSAVISASAHHPAKSKIYKGQNMVKSDIVWEYPNKERSPYELEWVHFLDAIRNDRRYNEVKRGVQASLVTSMGRMAAHTGQVVTYDQMLNCDHEFAPNVGGLTMDGPAPLLASENGKYPIPMPGIKTKREF; encoded by the coding sequence ATGCCGCAGTTCGATCCCACCGGCCTCTCCCGCCGCAGCATGCTGAAAACAACTGGTCAAGTGGCCGCCCTGGCCGCCGCCAGCCGACTGGTCCTGCCTCGTGCTTACGCTAGTGAAGACAACACCTTAGGCGTCGCCCTCGTCGGCTGCGGCGGTCGCGGCAGCGGGGCTGTCGACAACGCTCTGTCGGTCGAAGGGGGCCCGCTGAAGCTCAAAGCGATGGCCGATGTGTTCGATCGCCGCCTGAGCGACAGTTACAACGCCATCAGCAAAAAGCATGAAGGCAAAGTCGACGTGGAGCCGGAACGCAAGTTCATCGGCTTCGAAGGGTACAAACAGGCGATGGACTGCCTGAAGCCGGGCGACATCGTCGTGCTGGCCACTCCGCCGGCCTTCCGCTGGGTGCAGTTCCAGTACGCCATCGAAAAAGGCTTGAATGTTTTCATGGAAAAGCCGGTCACCGTCGACGGCCCGACCTCGAAGAAGATGTTCGAACTGGCCGACAAGGCCGCTGAAAAGAACCTGAAGGTCGCCGTCGGCCTGATGTGCCGTCACTGCGAAGCCCGCGGCGAACTGTTCGACCGCATTCAGAACGGCGAAATCGGCGACCTGTTGCTGCTGCGTGCCTACCGCATGGTCGGCCCGACCGGTTCGGCTTTTGCTTCCCCCAACAAAGGGGACATGGCCGAAGTGCTCTATCAGATTGCCAACTTCCACGGCTTCCTGTGGGCGAGCGGCGGAGCCTACAGCGACTTCCTCATCCACAATATCGATGAATCGTGCTGGATGAAGAACGACTGGCCGATTGAAGCCCAGGCCAGCGGCGGACGCCACTACCGCGGCGATTACGTCGACCAGAACTTCGACACCTATTCGGTCGAGTACACGTTCAAAGACGGTGCGAAGCTGATGCTCGAAGGCCGCACGATGCTCAACTGCAAGCAGGAATTCGCCAGCTATGCACACGGCACCAAGGGGAGCGCCGTGATCTCCGCTTCGGCCCATCACCCGGCCAAGTCGAAGATCTACAAAGGCCAGAACATGGTGAAGTCGGACATTGTCTGGGAATACCCCAACAAGGAACGCTCACCGTACGAACTGGAATGGGTCCACTTCCTCGACGCCATTCGCAACGACCGCCGCTACAACGAAGTCAAGCGCGGCGTGCAGGCGAGCCTCGTGACCTCGATGGGCCGCATGGCCGCTCACACCGGTCAGGTCGTCACCTACGACCAGATGCTCAACTGCGACCACGAGTTCGCCCCGAACGTCGGCGGACTGACGATGGACGGCCCGGCCCCGCTGCTCGCCAGCGAAAACGGCAAATACCCGATCCCGATGCCGGGGATTAAGACGAAGCGGGAATTCTGA
- a CDS encoding ABC transporter permease: MFTFALGNLVSRPLRSSLALAGLIIAIASMTILFAIAEGIDKVVDRTFAQIPGLAIQERGAPIPLFSSLPAEWQQELLAIPGVAVADAEIVQRLNVLDGKTLISPPRFLVGLDVPQRLRLKEDIYRDHLLSGRFLGPEDVGQRRCLISQQISEETGKQAGDSVLLNRNPCEVIGVYNTGSLLLDVNILMDLTALQDMLRLGRDSVSAFYVEAAPGVDKKVLKATIEKHFLGRTPPLRRSDFSFSGILQNIGQTLLAGSPDANPSYPATPATDTKTSPAPDGQPSAVEVRLAEDWNERFTEFTGDLNLFLSLITTMGVTIALLSIVNTMMMSVSERMTEFGILRANGWSKWNVMQLMTLESALLGITGGLIGVVVGWGATHVINALFPDRLQLHAGLRLLVFGGIFSTLLGIVGGLYPAWLAASRSPMEAIRRG, encoded by the coding sequence ATGTTCACGTTTGCTCTTGGCAATCTCGTCAGCCGACCTTTGCGATCCAGCCTGGCGCTGGCCGGACTGATCATTGCCATTGCGAGCATGACGATCCTGTTTGCAATCGCCGAGGGGATCGACAAAGTGGTCGATCGCACGTTTGCGCAGATTCCCGGACTGGCGATTCAGGAACGGGGGGCGCCGATTCCGTTGTTTTCGAGTTTGCCAGCCGAATGGCAGCAGGAGCTGCTGGCGATTCCAGGCGTCGCGGTCGCGGATGCAGAAATCGTGCAGCGGCTGAATGTGCTCGATGGAAAAACGCTGATCTCGCCACCCCGCTTTCTGGTCGGGCTGGATGTCCCGCAGCGACTGCGGTTGAAAGAGGACATTTATCGCGATCATCTCCTCTCCGGGCGATTTCTGGGACCGGAAGATGTCGGCCAACGACGGTGCCTGATCAGTCAGCAGATCTCCGAAGAGACCGGAAAACAGGCGGGTGACAGCGTGCTGCTCAACCGCAATCCCTGCGAAGTGATTGGCGTCTACAACACCGGCTCGCTGCTGCTCGACGTGAACATCCTGATGGATCTGACGGCGCTGCAGGACATGCTGCGGCTGGGTCGCGATTCGGTCTCGGCGTTTTATGTGGAAGCCGCACCCGGCGTCGACAAAAAAGTCCTCAAAGCGACGATCGAGAAGCATTTCCTGGGCCGCACGCCGCCCCTGCGGCGGAGCGACTTTTCATTCTCAGGCATCCTGCAGAACATCGGACAGACTTTACTCGCGGGTAGTCCGGATGCAAATCCGTCTTACCCCGCGACTCCTGCGACGGACACCAAAACGAGCCCCGCGCCTGATGGGCAGCCGAGCGCGGTCGAAGTCCGCCTGGCGGAAGACTGGAATGAACGTTTCACCGAGTTCACTGGTGATCTGAACCTGTTTCTCTCGCTGATCACCACGATGGGAGTGACGATCGCACTACTGAGCATCGTCAACACGATGATGATGAGCGTTTCCGAGCGGATGACCGAGTTCGGCATTCTCCGGGCGAACGGCTGGTCAAAATGGAACGTGATGCAGTTGATGACGCTGGAAAGCGCACTGCTGGGAATCACAGGCGGGCTGATCGGCGTCGTTGTCGGCTGGGGGGCGACGCACGTCATCAACGCCCTGTTTCCCGATCGACTACAACTGCATGCCGGCCTGCGACTGCTGGTGTTTGGAGGCATCTTCAGCACGCTGCTGGGGATCGTGGGGGGACTCTATCCGGCCTGGCTGGCCGCCAGCCGCTCCCCGATGGAAGCAATTCGGCGAGGGTAG